A window of the Xenopus laevis strain J_2021 chromosome 9_10L, Xenopus_laevis_v10.1, whole genome shotgun sequence genome harbors these coding sequences:
- the mief2.L gene encoding mitochondrial dynamics protein MID49-like isoform X1 → MFLDVANRVKMAELQLQKKGKKSGDGIGTMVDFLLANARLVLGVGGAAILGIATLIVKRLIDRATSPPSDKEAEEKAEQKSIEESWKEALLQKASPALRRKEELRHHCTPLSLPDPSQPMPEAAGTSQVKAPDEIKKIPICFTLQERLLNYHAHHASVPEAQMEEARQLLLEIKKELQEFLRAKLPEIPFLALQLGGSLGDRLPVSCLDHACLIIPLVLESDLWCVIPGQQTILSDPNFCMVKRTDLEYTARGSSPWDRFLVGAYLSSQTMVQSLHKTVVGSINWQAIGTVLDCTIKPNIATDELKLEVVHPYFHMIIRILPMAVIKDGDFLAHCCAGAPADNLWQQSFYKEEVSRLQELDNSDSGIRLKCFQILKGVCRDCPSLSHLNSTHLRHTLLHLSTESSDWTETALADRFLRVLEELIGSLDKGFLPSYFNDKLNLFSSLRAEDIDELGYGLYQVFSEPDDLLNR, encoded by the exons ATGTTTCTCGATGTTGCTAACAG GGTGAAGATGGCAGAGCTGCAGCTccagaagaaaggaaagaaatccGGCGATGGTATTGGAACCATGGTTGACTTTTTGTTGGCCAATGCCAGGCTGGTGCTGGGTGTGGGAGGAGCTGCAATTCTCGGTATAGCCACGCTCATTGTTAAACGG ctgattGATCGAGCGACTTCACCCCCCAGCGACAAAGAAGCAGAGGAGAAAGCTGAGCAGAAATCCATAGAGGAGAGCTGGAAAGAGGCTCTGCTACAGAAAGCCTCGCCAGCACTCCGAAGGAAGGAGGAACTCAGGCATCATTGCACTCCTTTATCACTGCCAGATCCCAGCCAGCCAATGCCAG AGGCTGCTGGCACATCGCAGGTTAAAGCCCCCGATGAGATTAAGAAGATTCCCATTTGCTTCACTCTGCAAGAGCGGCTGCTGAACTATCACGCTCATCATGCCAGTGTCCCTGAAGCGCAGATGGAGGAGGCCAGACAGCTGCTGCTGGAAATAAAGAAAGAGCTGCAGGAGTTTCTACGCGCCAAGCTCCCTGAGATTCCCTTCCTTGCTTTGCAGCTTGGCGGTTCTTTGGGTGACAGACTCCCCGTGTCGTGTTTGGATCACGCCTGCCTGATAATTCCTTTGGTTCTGGAGTCGGATCTGTGGTGCGTCATTCCAGGACAGCAAACTATTCTCAGCGACCCAAACTTCTGCATGGTGAAGAGGACTGACCTAGAATACACGGCACGGGGGAGTAGCCCCTGGGACAGGTTTCTGGTGGGTGCCTACCTCTCATCCCAGACCATGGTACAGTCCTTGCACAAGACAGTAGTCGGCTCCATCAACTGGCAGGCAATAGGAACAGTGCTGGACTGTACCATTAAACCAAACATAGCCACTGATGAACTCAAGCTGGAGGTAGTGCACCCCTACTTTCACATGATCATTAGGATCCTACCGATGGCCGTCATTAAAGATGGCGACTTTCTCGCTCATTGCTGCGCCGGAGCCCCCGCCGATAACCTTTGGCAGCAGAGTTTCTACAAGGAGGAAGTTTCCCGCCTTCAGGAACTGGACAATTCTGATTCGGGCATCAGGCTAAAGTGCTTCCAGATACTAAAGGGTGTCTGTAGAGACTGTCCTTCCCTATCTCATCTCAACTCCACCCACCTCAGACACACCCTCTTACACCTCAGCACAGAGTCATCTGATTGGACAGAGACCGCTCTGGCTGACAGATTCCTTCGAGTACTAGAGGAGCTGATTGGTTCCTTGGATAAAGGTTTCCTTCCTTCTTATTTCAACGACAAATTAAACTTGTTTTCTTCTCTGAGGGCCGAGGACATCGACGAACTGGGGTACGGCCTGTACCAAGTATTTTCAGAGCCCGACGACCTGTTAAATAGATGA
- the mief2.L gene encoding mitochondrial dynamics protein MID49-like isoform X2: MAELQLQKKGKKSGDGIGTMVDFLLANARLVLGVGGAAILGIATLIVKRLIDRATSPPSDKEAEEKAEQKSIEESWKEALLQKASPALRRKEELRHHCTPLSLPDPSQPMPEAAGTSQVKAPDEIKKIPICFTLQERLLNYHAHHASVPEAQMEEARQLLLEIKKELQEFLRAKLPEIPFLALQLGGSLGDRLPVSCLDHACLIIPLVLESDLWCVIPGQQTILSDPNFCMVKRTDLEYTARGSSPWDRFLVGAYLSSQTMVQSLHKTVVGSINWQAIGTVLDCTIKPNIATDELKLEVVHPYFHMIIRILPMAVIKDGDFLAHCCAGAPADNLWQQSFYKEEVSRLQELDNSDSGIRLKCFQILKGVCRDCPSLSHLNSTHLRHTLLHLSTESSDWTETALADRFLRVLEELIGSLDKGFLPSYFNDKLNLFSSLRAEDIDELGYGLYQVFSEPDDLLNR; encoded by the exons ATGGCAGAGCTGCAGCTccagaagaaaggaaagaaatccGGCGATGGTATTGGAACCATGGTTGACTTTTTGTTGGCCAATGCCAGGCTGGTGCTGGGTGTGGGAGGAGCTGCAATTCTCGGTATAGCCACGCTCATTGTTAAACGG ctgattGATCGAGCGACTTCACCCCCCAGCGACAAAGAAGCAGAGGAGAAAGCTGAGCAGAAATCCATAGAGGAGAGCTGGAAAGAGGCTCTGCTACAGAAAGCCTCGCCAGCACTCCGAAGGAAGGAGGAACTCAGGCATCATTGCACTCCTTTATCACTGCCAGATCCCAGCCAGCCAATGCCAG AGGCTGCTGGCACATCGCAGGTTAAAGCCCCCGATGAGATTAAGAAGATTCCCATTTGCTTCACTCTGCAAGAGCGGCTGCTGAACTATCACGCTCATCATGCCAGTGTCCCTGAAGCGCAGATGGAGGAGGCCAGACAGCTGCTGCTGGAAATAAAGAAAGAGCTGCAGGAGTTTCTACGCGCCAAGCTCCCTGAGATTCCCTTCCTTGCTTTGCAGCTTGGCGGTTCTTTGGGTGACAGACTCCCCGTGTCGTGTTTGGATCACGCCTGCCTGATAATTCCTTTGGTTCTGGAGTCGGATCTGTGGTGCGTCATTCCAGGACAGCAAACTATTCTCAGCGACCCAAACTTCTGCATGGTGAAGAGGACTGACCTAGAATACACGGCACGGGGGAGTAGCCCCTGGGACAGGTTTCTGGTGGGTGCCTACCTCTCATCCCAGACCATGGTACAGTCCTTGCACAAGACAGTAGTCGGCTCCATCAACTGGCAGGCAATAGGAACAGTGCTGGACTGTACCATTAAACCAAACATAGCCACTGATGAACTCAAGCTGGAGGTAGTGCACCCCTACTTTCACATGATCATTAGGATCCTACCGATGGCCGTCATTAAAGATGGCGACTTTCTCGCTCATTGCTGCGCCGGAGCCCCCGCCGATAACCTTTGGCAGCAGAGTTTCTACAAGGAGGAAGTTTCCCGCCTTCAGGAACTGGACAATTCTGATTCGGGCATCAGGCTAAAGTGCTTCCAGATACTAAAGGGTGTCTGTAGAGACTGTCCTTCCCTATCTCATCTCAACTCCACCCACCTCAGACACACCCTCTTACACCTCAGCACAGAGTCATCTGATTGGACAGAGACCGCTCTGGCTGACAGATTCCTTCGAGTACTAGAGGAGCTGATTGGTTCCTTGGATAAAGGTTTCCTTCCTTCTTATTTCAACGACAAATTAAACTTGTTTTCTTCTCTGAGGGCCGAGGACATCGACGAACTGGGGTACGGCCTGTACCAAGTATTTTCAGAGCCCGACGACCTGTTAAATAGATGA